A section of the Gemmatimonadales bacterium genome encodes:
- a CDS encoding cytochrome b/b6 domain-containing protein codes for MTTAPHPLDAAPDRAGSRTRGIRRHGVLVRVTHWLNALFLAGMIASGLQIYAAYSHFGYHGNTFGAPNPFDATRYSVPHAVTLGGWLAGGLRWHFTLAWPFAITGVAYVLFLIFSGEWRAILFRPRDIPAAWQMTRYYLRLRRDHPPQGKHNALQKSAYTVVLLLAMLSIATGFAIAKPVQLSWLTAIFGGYEWARYWHFVAVWTFMAFIVVHVVAVFASDPASLRAIITGRYRGRFTANE; via the coding sequence ATGACCACCGCGCCTCACCCCCTCGACGCTGCGCCCGATCGCGCCGGGAGCCGCACGCGCGGCATCCGGCGGCACGGCGTCCTGGTACGGGTCACGCACTGGCTCAACGCGCTCTTTCTGGCCGGGATGATCGCGAGTGGCCTGCAGATCTACGCCGCCTATTCCCATTTCGGCTATCACGGCAACACCTTCGGCGCGCCGAATCCCTTTGACGCGACGCGTTACAGCGTTCCCCATGCCGTCACGCTCGGGGGGTGGCTCGCCGGTGGCCTGCGATGGCATTTCACGCTGGCGTGGCCGTTTGCCATCACCGGCGTGGCGTACGTCCTCTTCCTGATCTTCTCCGGCGAATGGCGCGCGATTCTCTTCCGTCCGCGCGACATTCCCGCAGCATGGCAGATGACGCGATACTATCTCCGGTTGCGCCGGGATCATCCGCCGCAGGGGAAGCACAACGCCCTGCAGAAGAGCGCGTACACCGTCGTGCTTCTCCTGGCGATGCTCTCGATCGCGACCGGATTCGCGATCGCCAAGCCGGTGCAGCTCTCCTGGCTGACGGCGATCTTCGGCGGCTACGAGTGGGCGCGCTACTGGCACTTCGTCGCGGTATGGACGTTCATGGCGTTCATCGTGGTGCATGTGGTCGCGGTCTTCGCCTCCGACCCGGCGTCGCTTCGCGCCATCATCACCGGACGGTATCGCGGCAGGTTCACGGCGAATGAGTGA
- a CDS encoding RNA-binding S4 domain-containing protein, which yields MSDESVRLDKWLWAARFFKTRSAATEAVNGGKVDVNGDRAKPARSVRPGDTVQLRIPPYDYRLLVTGTAERRGSAAAASALYQETPESRDARERLREQLRLAPAFEREGKPGKKDRRAWDRWRGRS from the coding sequence ATGTCCGACGAGAGCGTGCGCCTCGACAAATGGCTATGGGCGGCCCGGTTCTTCAAGACCCGCTCGGCGGCGACTGAAGCGGTGAATGGCGGGAAGGTGGATGTGAACGGTGACCGCGCCAAGCCGGCCCGCTCCGTCCGCCCGGGCGATACCGTTCAGCTGCGGATCCCCCCGTACGACTATCGGCTGCTGGTCACGGGGACGGCGGAGCGCCGGGGATCGGCCGCGGCAGCGTCGGCACTCTATCAGGAGACGCCCGAATCGCGTGACGCGCGCGAACGGCTTCGCGAGCAACTCCGCCTCGCGCCGGCATTCGAGCGGGAGGGCAAGCCGGGAAAGAAGGATCGCCGCGCCTGGGATCGCTGGCGCGGCCGCAGCTGA
- a CDS encoding molybdopterin-dependent oxidoreductase produces MSDPRPHLPRRDFLRAIVPAIPAALAACGWDGGRRLQPVFNRVIAFNNQLGEDLQAVTHRTANPTQPPRGQMPAYYISKHLPQLSDPATWRLEVGGLVRTPTQFTPEMLGALPHISYSVTHHCVEGWSVVKSWRGVPFSTIAALVGPTSGARYVRFDSFDDNYMNGWDIESAMHPQTILADGFEGHPLGPEHGAPLRLYSPIKLGYKLTKYLTRVTFTDTKPGGYWEDMGYPWFGGL; encoded by the coding sequence ATGAGTGATCCGCGCCCGCATCTCCCGCGCCGGGATTTTCTCCGCGCGATCGTCCCGGCGATTCCGGCGGCGCTTGCCGCGTGCGGCTGGGACGGCGGCCGCCGGCTGCAGCCGGTATTCAACCGCGTCATCGCCTTCAACAACCAGCTTGGCGAGGACCTTCAGGCGGTGACGCACCGCACCGCCAATCCGACGCAACCGCCGCGCGGCCAGATGCCGGCGTACTACATCTCGAAGCATCTGCCGCAGTTGAGTGATCCGGCCACATGGCGCCTCGAGGTTGGCGGGCTGGTCCGGACGCCGACGCAGTTCACGCCCGAGATGCTCGGCGCGCTGCCGCACATCAGCTATTCGGTGACCCATCACTGCGTGGAAGGATGGTCGGTGGTGAAATCATGGCGCGGCGTGCCGTTTTCGACGATCGCGGCACTGGTCGGTCCGACGTCGGGCGCGCGATATGTCCGGTTCGACTCGTTCGACGACAACTATATGAACGGTTGGGATATCGAGAGCGCGATGCATCCGCAGACGATTCTCGCCGATGGCTTCGAGGGGCATCCGCTCGGGCCGGAACACGGGGCGCCGTTGCGGCTCTATTCGCCGATCAAGCTCGGGTACAAGCTCACCAAGTATCTCACCCGCGTCACCTTCACCGATACGAAGCCGGGCGGCTACTGGGAAGACATGGGGTATCCCTGGTTCGGCGGCCTCTGA